A stretch of the Bdellovibrio sp. 22V genome encodes the following:
- the rplD gene encoding 50S ribosomal protein L4, with protein MATVNVLNWKKEKVGSVELAADVFEAPVKKEVLHTVVQWQLAARRQGTHMTKTKGLVSGGGKKPFKQKGTGGARQGSSRSPLMPGGGTMFGPQPRSYAFVLPKKVRRLGLSMALSHLQKEGKLFIVDSMQSEGKTAELNKRLKAFGLTKAVLVDATVNEKFNRASKNLQSFKYFPVEGLNVFDLLKYDAAVITKDSVAKIVDRCSLEKA; from the coding sequence ATGGCAACAGTAAACGTATTAAACTGGAAAAAAGAAAAAGTTGGATCAGTTGAATTGGCTGCTGACGTGTTCGAAGCTCCTGTTAAAAAGGAAGTTCTTCACACTGTAGTTCAATGGCAATTGGCGGCTCGTCGTCAAGGTACACACATGACAAAGACTAAAGGTCTTGTGTCTGGTGGTGGTAAGAAGCCTTTCAAACAAAAAGGTACTGGTGGAGCTCGTCAAGGTTCTAGCCGTTCTCCTTTGATGCCTGGTGGTGGTACTATGTTCGGTCCACAACCTCGCAGCTACGCTTTCGTATTGCCTAAAAAAGTTCGTCGTTTGGGTTTGAGCATGGCTCTTTCTCACCTTCAAAAAGAAGGCAAGTTGTTCATCGTAGACAGCATGCAATCTGAAGGAAAAACAGCTGAGCTTAACAAGCGTTTGAAAGCATTCGGTCTTACAAAAGCTGTATTGGTTGATGCGACTGTGAACGAAAAGTTCAACCGTGCATCTAAAAACTTGCAATCTTTCAAATACTTCCCAGTAGAAGGTTTGAACGTATTCGATCTATTGAAATACGACGCTGCAGTAATCACTAAAGATTCAGTAGCAAAAATCGTAGATCGTTGCTCATTGGAGAAAGCGTAA
- the rpoC gene encoding DNA-directed RNA polymerase subunit beta': MRDLLNFFDKPKDPLSFDAVRVSLASPEMIREWSFGEVKKPETINYRTFKPERDGLFCAKIFGPIKDYECLCGKYKRMKYRGVVCEKCGVEVTQTKVRRERLGHIELATPVAHIWFLRSLPSRIGNLLNLSLKDVEKVLYCEAHVVIDPMDTTLEEGQILTEEAYQAALNEFGPSFKAGMGGEAVRDLLRKIDPEYLSRKLRMEVKDTKSEAQIKKLTKRLRVVEAFKGSINKPEWMMLEALPVLPPDLRPLVPLDGGRFATSDLNDLYRRVINRNNRLKRLQELNAPDIIIRNEKRMLQEAVDALLDNGRRGKTFTGPNKRPLRSLSDMLKGKQGRFRQNLLGKRVDYSGRSVIVVGPTLKLHQCGLPKKMALELFKPFVYNKLEEKGLAATIKQAKRLVDQETVEVWDILADVVKEHPVLLNRAPTLHRLGIQAFEPVLHEGKAIQLHPLVCTAFNADFDGDQMAVHVPLSVESQVEARVLMMSTNNILSPANGKPIINPSQDIVLGLYWLTRIRPGAKGTGKAFSSVQEAQYAYETGLVDLQAACKVRINGKVQETSVGRSILSDIVPKEVPFNEVNVTMNKKQIAALIDKTFRLAGAKATCILADKIMELGFKYSTAAGMSIGIDDMVIPAAKATMIADAEKQVTEIQQQYDEGLITDGERYNKVVDIWAQTGDKIAKEGMNAIEKQTFVVDGKEVVGPSFNPIYIMADSGARGSAAQIRQLGGMRGLMAKPSGEIIETPITANFREGLTVIQYFISTHGARKGLADTALKTANSGYLTRRLVDVAQDVVVSEIDCGTEDGLEVTPVYEAGEIIQNIGDRILGRTALKDVVEPMNNSMVVRAGQEMTESDVKRIEELGIDKVEIRSALTCKSKRGVCVKCYGRDLSRGNTVNLGETVGIIAAQSIGEPGTQLTMRTFHLGGAASRAVEQSVHTTRHDGTIKLVNVHAVTNRNGKLTVMNRNGSALVIDETGRERENFKLVYGAVLNFKEGEKVTKGQTVAEWDPYSNPIIAEVSAKIQYSDIEEGSTMQEQVDAVTGFATKVIMESKSSDIKPTVFLVDGAGKTLNLPGRDIPARYLIPVGAQLLVSDQQEVHAGDVIAKMHREASKTKDITGGLPRVAELFEARKPKEAAIISEIDGYVTFGKDVKGKQRVIVTPEVGEQKEYLIPKGKHVAVREGEYVRAGEALMDGPTNPHDILAVLGAKALSAYLVNEIQEVYRLQGVGINDKHIEVIVRQMLRKVEIRDAGDSRFLAGEQVERYAFDEENDRINREGGQPATCSPLLLGITKVSLSTDSWISAASFQETTKVLTEAAINSRTDHLRGLKENIIMGRLIPAGTGLTSYKRWKVSVAEDDDTAFVALPGMATSTQPHQG; the protein is encoded by the coding sequence TTGAGAGACTTGTTGAATTTTTTCGATAAACCAAAAGATCCACTTTCGTTTGATGCGGTTCGCGTTTCGCTCGCATCGCCGGAAATGATTCGTGAATGGTCATTTGGTGAAGTTAAGAAGCCTGAAACTATCAACTATCGTACATTCAAGCCTGAACGTGATGGCTTGTTCTGTGCGAAAATCTTCGGTCCTATCAAGGATTACGAGTGCTTGTGCGGTAAGTATAAACGTATGAAGTACCGTGGCGTCGTCTGTGAAAAGTGCGGCGTTGAAGTAACACAAACTAAGGTTCGCCGTGAGCGCCTTGGTCACATCGAATTGGCAACTCCTGTAGCGCACATTTGGTTCTTGCGCTCTTTGCCTTCTCGTATCGGTAACTTGCTCAACCTTTCTTTGAAAGACGTTGAAAAAGTTCTTTACTGTGAAGCGCACGTTGTTATCGATCCAATGGATACAACATTGGAAGAAGGTCAAATTTTGACTGAAGAAGCTTATCAAGCTGCTTTGAACGAGTTCGGCCCAAGCTTTAAAGCGGGCATGGGCGGTGAAGCAGTTCGTGATCTTCTTCGCAAAATCGATCCTGAATATTTGTCTCGTAAACTTCGCATGGAAGTGAAAGACACGAAATCTGAAGCGCAAATCAAGAAATTGACGAAGCGTCTTCGCGTTGTTGAGGCTTTCAAAGGCTCTATCAACAAACCAGAATGGATGATGTTGGAAGCACTTCCTGTTCTTCCTCCGGATCTTCGTCCGTTGGTACCACTTGATGGTGGTCGTTTCGCGACTTCAGATCTAAACGATCTTTACCGTCGTGTTATCAACCGTAACAACCGTTTGAAACGTCTTCAGGAGTTGAACGCTCCGGACATCATCATCCGCAACGAAAAACGTATGTTGCAAGAAGCGGTTGATGCATTGTTGGACAACGGCCGTCGCGGTAAGACTTTCACTGGTCCTAACAAACGTCCTCTTCGCTCTCTTTCTGATATGTTGAAAGGTAAGCAAGGTCGTTTCCGTCAAAACCTTTTGGGTAAACGTGTCGACTACTCTGGCCGTTCGGTTATCGTAGTTGGTCCAACTTTGAAACTTCACCAATGCGGTCTTCCTAAGAAGATGGCTTTGGAGCTTTTCAAGCCATTCGTTTACAACAAACTTGAAGAAAAAGGTTTGGCTGCGACAATCAAGCAAGCAAAACGCCTTGTTGATCAAGAGACAGTAGAAGTTTGGGATATCTTGGCTGACGTGGTTAAAGAACATCCAGTTCTTCTAAACCGTGCGCCAACTCTTCACAGACTTGGTATCCAAGCTTTCGAGCCGGTACTTCACGAAGGTAAAGCAATCCAATTGCACCCTCTAGTGTGTACGGCGTTCAATGCCGACTTCGACGGTGACCAAATGGCGGTTCACGTTCCACTTTCTGTGGAATCTCAAGTTGAAGCTCGCGTATTGATGATGTCTACAAACAACATCCTTTCTCCGGCGAACGGTAAGCCAATCATCAACCCTTCACAAGATATCGTGTTGGGCTTGTACTGGTTGACTCGTATCCGTCCTGGCGCAAAAGGAACTGGTAAAGCGTTCTCGAGCGTTCAAGAAGCGCAGTACGCTTACGAGACAGGTCTTGTTGACTTGCAAGCGGCTTGTAAAGTTCGTATCAACGGAAAAGTTCAAGAGACTTCCGTAGGTCGCTCGATCTTGTCTGACATCGTTCCTAAAGAAGTTCCGTTCAACGAAGTGAACGTAACAATGAATAAGAAGCAAATCGCAGCTTTGATCGATAAGACGTTCCGTCTTGCCGGTGCAAAAGCGACTTGTATCTTGGCTGATAAAATCATGGAACTTGGTTTCAAATATTCTACAGCAGCGGGTATGTCGATCGGTATCGACGACATGGTGATCCCTGCAGCAAAAGCGACTATGATCGCTGATGCAGAGAAACAAGTGACAGAGATCCAACAGCAGTACGATGAAGGTTTGATCACAGATGGTGAGCGCTACAATAAAGTGGTGGATATCTGGGCGCAAACGGGTGACAAGATCGCAAAAGAAGGTATGAACGCGATCGAAAAACAAACTTTCGTAGTTGATGGCAAAGAAGTAGTAGGACCTTCATTCAATCCTATCTACATCATGGCTGACTCCGGAGCCCGTGGTTCCGCTGCTCAGATCCGTCAGCTCGGTGGTATGCGTGGTTTGATGGCGAAACCTTCTGGTGAGATCATCGAAACTCCGATCACTGCGAACTTCCGTGAAGGTTTGACAGTTATCCAGTACTTCATCTCTACACACGGTGCGCGTAAAGGTTTGGCCGATACCGCATTGAAAACAGCGAACTCTGGTTACTTGACTCGTCGTTTGGTTGACGTTGCTCAAGACGTTGTTGTTTCAGAAATCGATTGCGGTACTGAAGACGGTTTGGAAGTAACTCCAGTTTATGAAGCTGGTGAGATCATCCAAAACATCGGTGACCGTATCCTTGGTAGAACAGCTCTTAAAGACGTTGTTGAACCAATGAACAACTCTATGGTGGTGAGAGCCGGCCAAGAGATGACAGAGTCTGATGTTAAGAGAATTGAAGAGCTCGGAATCGACAAAGTTGAAATCCGTTCTGCTTTAACATGTAAATCTAAACGTGGCGTGTGCGTGAAATGTTACGGCCGTGACTTGTCTCGCGGTAACACTGTGAACCTTGGTGAAACAGTAGGTATCATTGCTGCACAATCTATCGGTGAGCCTGGTACTCAGTTGACAATGAGAACGTTCCACTTGGGTGGTGCGGCTTCTCGTGCGGTTGAGCAATCAGTTCATACGACTCGTCACGATGGTACAATTAAACTTGTAAACGTTCATGCAGTGACAAACCGTAACGGTAAGTTGACTGTGATGAATCGTAACGGTTCTGCCCTTGTTATCGACGAAACAGGTCGTGAGCGCGAAAACTTCAAGCTCGTATACGGTGCTGTTTTGAACTTTAAAGAGGGTGAAAAAGTCACGAAAGGTCAAACTGTTGCTGAGTGGGATCCTTATTCGAATCCAATCATCGCGGAAGTATCTGCGAAGATCCAATACTCTGATATCGAAGAAGGTTCTACAATGCAGGAGCAAGTCGACGCGGTAACTGGTTTCGCGACCAAAGTTATCATGGAGTCTAAGTCTTCTGACATTAAGCCGACAGTATTCCTTGTCGATGGCGCTGGTAAGACATTGAATCTTCCTGGCCGTGATATCCCTGCGAGATACTTAATCCCAGTGGGTGCACAGCTTCTGGTTTCTGACCAACAGGAAGTTCATGCCGGTGACGTTATCGCGAAGATGCACCGTGAAGCTTCGAAAACGAAGGATATCACGGGGGGTCTACCGCGCGTTGCTGAATTGTTTGAAGCTCGTAAACCGAAAGAAGCAGCTATCATCTCTGAGATCGATGGTTACGTGACATTCGGTAAAGACGTGAAAGGTAAACAACGTGTGATCGTTACTCCTGAAGTGGGTGAGCAAAAAGAATACCTCATCCCTAAAGGTAAGCACGTTGCTGTAAGAGAAGGTGAGTACGTAAGAGCCGGTGAGGCTTTGATGGATGGTCCAACAAATCCTCATGACATTCTGGCGGTTCTGGGTGCGAAGGCCTTGTCTGCATACCTTGTGAATGAAATCCAAGAAGTTTACAGACTTCAAGGGGTTGGTATCAACGATAAGCACATCGAAGTGATCGTTCGCCAAATGCTACGTAAAGTAGAAATCAGAGACGCTGGTGACAGCCGTTTCTTGGCGGGTGAACAAGTTGAGAGATATGCTTTCGACGAAGAAAATGATCGTATCAACCGTGAAGGCGGACAACCTGCTACATGCAGCCCGCTTCTTCTAGGTATTACGAAAGTTTCTTTGAGCACTGACAGCTGGATTTCTGCAGCATCATTCCAAGAAACGACGAAAGTCCTCACAGAGGCGGCGATCAATTCTCGTACAGACCATTTGCGTGGCCTGAAAGAGAACATCATTATGGGTCGCTTGATCCCTGCGGGAACTGGTTTGACTTCGTACAAACGTTGGAAAGTGTCTGTAGCTGAAGACGACGATACGGCTTTCGTAGCATTGCCGGGTATGGCGACTTCAACTCAACCTCACCAAGGTTAG
- the rplB gene encoding 50S ribosomal protein L2: MGIRTFAPRSHGRRGMTGFDFSEITKTTPEKSLLAPLKKKAARNNHGQITIRHQGGGHKRRYRLVDFKRNKLEVPAKVAAIEYDPNRTCRIALLSYADGEKAYIIAPVGLNVGDTVVASASADIKPGNSLPLSAIPVGTVIHNIELRPGKGGQVCRGAGASATLAGKGEQYCQIRMPSGELKQVLSVCKASIGQVGNTDNENISLGKAGRSRWRGIRPGVRGMAMNPVDHPLGGGEGVGKGHHPVTPWGQPCKGYKTRNNKRTNSSIIKRRK, encoded by the coding sequence ATGGGTATCAGAACATTCGCCCCACGCTCTCATGGTCGCAGAGGAATGACTGGTTTTGATTTCTCTGAAATCACAAAGACAACTCCAGAGAAGTCTTTGTTGGCTCCGCTTAAGAAAAAAGCGGCGAGAAACAACCATGGTCAAATCACGATCCGTCACCAAGGTGGTGGTCATAAGAGAAGATATCGTTTGGTTGATTTCAAACGTAACAAGCTAGAAGTTCCAGCTAAAGTTGCTGCGATCGAGTACGATCCAAACAGAACTTGCCGTATTGCTTTGCTTAGCTATGCAGACGGTGAAAAAGCTTACATCATTGCTCCAGTGGGCTTGAATGTAGGTGATACAGTTGTTGCTTCTGCTTCTGCAGATATTAAGCCTGGTAACTCGCTTCCTCTTTCTGCGATCCCTGTAGGTACAGTAATTCACAACATCGAATTGCGTCCTGGTAAAGGTGGTCAAGTGTGCAGAGGCGCTGGTGCTAGCGCGACATTGGCTGGTAAAGGTGAACAATACTGCCAAATCCGTATGCCTTCTGGTGAATTGAAGCAAGTTCTCTCTGTATGTAAAGCTTCAATCGGTCAAGTTGGTAACACTGATAACGAGAACATCTCTCTTGGTAAAGCAGGTCGCTCTCGTTGGAGAGGTATCCGTCCTGGCGTTCGCGGTATGGCGATGAACCCAGTTGACCATCCTCTCGGTGGTGGTGAGGGTGTTGGTAAAGGTCATCATCCTGTAACTCCATGGGGTCAACCATGTAAAGGTTACAAAACTAGAAACAATAAGAGAACCAACTCTTCAATCATCAAGAGACGTAAGTAG
- the rplV gene encoding 50S ribosomal protein L22, with the protein MEVKASLKYARVGAQKARLVADLVRGKDVNDAVKTLTFLNKKTAGMIKKLIESAVANAEYKKVMDVDSLYVKAIWVDQGPVLKRFRPRAQGRAFGVRKKTSHINVVLEEK; encoded by the coding sequence ATGGAAGTTAAAGCAAGCTTGAAATATGCAAGAGTAGGTGCTCAAAAAGCAAGATTGGTTGCTGACCTCGTTCGCGGTAAAGACGTAAACGACGCAGTTAAAACTCTTACTTTCTTGAACAAAAAAACTGCTGGAATGATCAAAAAATTGATCGAATCTGCGGTAGCTAACGCTGAATACAAAAAGGTTATGGACGTAGATAGCCTTTACGTTAAAGCTATCTGGGTTGATCAAGGTCCCGTTCTTAAAAGATTCCGTCCTCGTGCACAAGGTCGCGCGTTCGGCGTTCGTAAGAAGACCAGCCACATTAACGTAGTACTCGAGGAGAAATAG
- the rpsL gene encoding 30S ribosomal protein S12, producing MPTINQLIKSERTVQKNQTKSPALASCPQRRGVCTRVYTTTPKKPNSALRKVAKVRLSNGFEVISYIPGIGHNLQEHSVVLIRGGRVKDLPGVRYHIVRGVLDLQGVNGRLRGRSKYGTKRPKK from the coding sequence GTGCCAACAATTAACCAGCTCATCAAAAGTGAGCGTACTGTTCAAAAGAACCAAACAAAATCACCTGCTTTGGCATCTTGCCCTCAGCGTCGTGGTGTTTGTACTCGTGTTTATACGACGACTCCAAAGAAGCCGAACTCTGCTCTTCGTAAAGTAGCGAAAGTTCGTCTTTCAAATGGCTTCGAAGTTATCTCTTACATCCCTGGTATCGGCCATAACCTTCAAGAGCACAGCGTTGTTTTGATTCGCGGTGGTCGTGTGAAGGACTTGCCGGGTGTTCGTTACCACATCGTGCGTGGGGTATTGGACCTTCAAGGTGTAAACGGTCGTCTTCGCGGTCGTTCTAAGTACGGTACTAAGAGACCTAAGAAATAA
- the rpsG gene encoding 30S ribosomal protein S7 encodes MSRRKKTFKREIIPDPVFKDLVIAKFVNKMMIQGKKATAQKLFYGALKELEGKIQGEEPMSIFKKALENVKPSIEVRSRRVGGATYQVPVDVRPSRRLALAMRWLVEYSRERGEKDMAKRLAGEFIDAYNNRGNSIKKKDDVHRMAEANKAFSHYNW; translated from the coding sequence ATGTCTCGTCGTAAAAAGACCTTTAAAAGAGAAATTATTCCAGATCCCGTTTTTAAGGATCTAGTAATTGCTAAATTCGTAAACAAAATGATGATCCAAGGTAAAAAAGCGACTGCACAGAAGCTTTTCTACGGAGCATTGAAAGAGCTTGAAGGTAAGATCCAAGGTGAAGAACCAATGTCTATCTTCAAAAAAGCTCTTGAGAACGTTAAGCCTTCTATCGAAGTTCGCTCTCGCCGTGTAGGTGGAGCTACTTACCAAGTTCCTGTGGATGTACGTCCTTCTCGTCGCTTGGCACTTGCTATGAGATGGTTAGTTGAGTACTCACGCGAGCGTGGCGAAAAAGATATGGCTAAACGCTTGGCTGGTGAATTCATCGACGCTTACAACAATAGAGGTAACTCTATTAAGAAGAAAGACGATGTTCACAGAATGGCTGAAGCGAACAAGGCTTTCTCTCACTACAATTGGTAA
- the rpsS gene encoding 30S ribosomal protein S19, with product MARSIKKGPFVDISLQKKIDHAIEKNDKKVIKTWSRRSTILPEAIGLTFAVHNGRKFVPVYITENMIGHKLGEFAPTRTFHGHAEKKAAAPAAAKK from the coding sequence GTGGCACGCTCAATTAAGAAAGGTCCATTTGTTGATATTTCTCTACAAAAGAAAATCGACCATGCGATCGAAAAAAATGATAAGAAAGTTATTAAAACTTGGTCTCGCCGCTCAACAATTCTTCCAGAGGCAATTGGACTCACTTTCGCAGTTCATAACGGAAGAAAGTTCGTTCCAGTGTACATCACTGAGAACATGATTGGTCACAAACTCGGTGAGTTTGCTCCAACAAGAACTTTCCACGGTCATGCCGAGAAGAAAGCTGCTGCTCCTGCTGCTGCGAAGAAGTAA
- the fusA gene encoding elongation factor G: MSAKDPKVVADLKYTRNIGIMAHIDAGKTTTTERILYYTGKSHKIGEVHDGDATMDWMVQEQERGITITSAATMAFWKDHRINIIDTPGHVDFTIEVERSLRVLDGAIAVFDGVNGVEPQSETVWKQADKYKVPRICFVNKMDRVGADFVMSYGTIKDKLNANPIPVQVPIGVEDTFRGVVDLLENRAYMWDQSGMGDHFEVTDVPNDMKEEVARFRTEVIEKIVEFEDALLEKYLNGEEVSVAELKRALRKGTLELKAFPVFCGAAFKNKGVQPLLDGVIDYLPSPIEVPDIIGHDPQKPEKEIVCKTDFDAHTAALAFKIANDPFAGTLTYIRVYSGEVKVGDQLLNPRTEKKERIQKLVKMHANSREEITGLKAGDIGAVVGLKFTATGDTLCETSHAVVLESITFPEPVISVAIEAKSSADQEKMLQGLEKLGKEDPSCRVKTDPETGQILLSGMGELHLEILVDRLLREHKVQANVGNPQVSYRETISGSATAEHVYEREIAGEANYAKVSLTIDPINQHDGIQFQSKVSVSKEFTAPFLKAVESGFKEAAEVGPLASYSMLGIRGTLNSVEVRPEASTEMAFKAAASLAFRDAVKKATVELLEPIFKLEVTCPDEFVGNVVGDLNSRRGKILTMNAKVGGGQVISAEAPLANLFGYATNVRSISQGRASFSMEFLEYAPVPAKARAEILHKMGRY, from the coding sequence ATGTCAGCTAAAGATCCTAAAGTTGTAGCTGATCTCAAGTACACTCGTAATATCGGCATCATGGCTCACATCGATGCCGGTAAGACGACCACCACCGAACGTATTCTTTACTATACAGGTAAAAGTCATAAAATCGGCGAAGTCCATGATGGCGATGCTACCATGGACTGGATGGTTCAAGAGCAAGAGCGTGGTATCACTATCACATCTGCTGCGACCATGGCGTTCTGGAAAGATCACAGAATCAACATCATCGATACTCCGGGGCACGTTGACTTCACGATTGAAGTTGAGCGTTCTTTGCGCGTTCTCGATGGTGCTATTGCTGTTTTCGACGGTGTAAACGGTGTCGAGCCTCAGTCCGAAACTGTTTGGAAACAAGCTGACAAATACAAAGTTCCAAGAATTTGTTTCGTCAATAAAATGGACCGTGTGGGTGCTGACTTTGTGATGTCTTATGGGACAATCAAAGACAAACTCAATGCGAATCCAATCCCTGTTCAAGTTCCTATCGGAGTTGAAGACACATTCCGCGGCGTTGTCGATTTGCTCGAGAACAGAGCGTACATGTGGGATCAATCCGGAATGGGTGACCATTTCGAAGTTACCGATGTTCCCAATGACATGAAAGAAGAAGTCGCGCGCTTCCGCACTGAAGTCATTGAGAAGATCGTTGAGTTTGAAGATGCTCTTCTTGAGAAGTATCTTAACGGAGAAGAGGTTTCAGTCGCAGAATTGAAACGGGCTCTTCGTAAGGGAACTCTAGAGTTGAAGGCGTTCCCCGTATTCTGCGGAGCTGCCTTCAAAAACAAAGGCGTTCAGCCTCTGCTTGACGGTGTGATCGACTATCTTCCGTCTCCAATTGAAGTTCCAGATATCATTGGTCATGATCCACAAAAGCCTGAAAAAGAAATCGTGTGTAAGACTGATTTCGATGCGCATACCGCAGCGTTGGCGTTCAAAATTGCCAATGATCCGTTTGCGGGAACTTTGACTTATATCCGTGTGTACTCTGGCGAAGTGAAAGTGGGCGACCAGCTTTTGAATCCTCGTACAGAGAAAAAAGAGCGCATCCAAAAGCTTGTGAAAATGCACGCAAACTCTCGTGAAGAAATCACGGGATTAAAAGCGGGTGATATCGGTGCTGTTGTCGGCCTGAAGTTCACTGCTACGGGCGATACTCTTTGCGAGACATCGCACGCTGTTGTTCTTGAATCCATCACATTCCCTGAGCCTGTTATTTCTGTGGCGATCGAAGCAAAGTCTTCGGCAGACCAGGAAAAAATGCTTCAAGGTTTGGAAAAGCTCGGCAAGGAAGATCCTTCTTGTCGCGTGAAAACAGATCCTGAGACAGGACAAATTCTTCTTTCGGGAATGGGTGAGTTGCACTTGGAAATCCTCGTGGATCGTCTTTTGCGTGAACATAAAGTTCAAGCAAACGTGGGGAATCCGCAGGTTTCTTATCGCGAGACTATTTCTGGTTCTGCGACGGCTGAGCACGTGTATGAACGTGAGATCGCCGGCGAAGCGAACTATGCAAAAGTTTCTTTGACGATCGATCCGATCAATCAGCATGACGGCATTCAGTTCCAATCAAAAGTTTCCGTGTCCAAGGAATTTACAGCTCCTTTCTTAAAGGCAGTTGAGAGCGGCTTTAAAGAGGCCGCTGAGGTTGGACCTCTGGCGAGCTATTCAATGCTGGGTATTCGCGGGACTTTGAACTCTGTGGAAGTGCGTCCTGAGGCTTCTACGGAAATGGCCTTTAAGGCGGCAGCGTCTTTGGCGTTCCGGGATGCTGTTAAGAAAGCCACTGTAGAGCTTCTAGAGCCTATCTTTAAGCTTGAAGTGACTTGCCCTGATGAATTCGTAGGTAACGTGGTTGGGGATCTTAATTCACGTCGTGGAAAAATCCTCACAATGAATGCAAAAGTGGGCGGCGGGCAGGTTATTTCTGCGGAAGCTCCGTTGGCGAACCTGTTTGGTTATGCGACGAACGTGCGCAGTATCAGTCAGGGGCGTGCAAGCTTTAGTATGGAGTTCTTGGAGTACGCTCCGGTTCCTGCGAAAGCACGCGCGGAAATCCTTCATAAGATGGGCCGCTACTAG
- the rplW gene encoding 50S ribosomal protein L23, whose product MKQVIKAPLITEKNTYHNAAGVYVFEVDLKSTKTDIKAAVEKNFKVKVDSVRTSICRGHAKYTKFGLTKVPYWKKAYVKLVEGEKIALFEGV is encoded by the coding sequence ATGAAACAAGTAATTAAAGCGCCTCTCATTACTGAGAAAAATACTTATCACAACGCTGCTGGCGTGTACGTGTTCGAAGTAGATTTGAAGTCTACTAAAACAGACATCAAAGCTGCTGTTGAAAAGAACTTCAAAGTGAAAGTTGACAGCGTTAGAACAAGCATCTGCCGCGGTCATGCGAAGTACACTAAATTTGGATTAACTAAGGTCCCTTACTGGAAAAAAGCTTACGTTAAGCTTGTTGAAGGTGAGAAGATCGCTCTTTTTGAGGGAGTATAA
- the rpsJ gene encoding 30S ribosomal protein S10: MQSQKIRIRLKAFDHKLLDQSTKEIVETARRTGAKVAGPIPLPTRINRYTVLRSPHVDKKSREQFEVRTHKRMLDILEPTQQTVDQLMKLDLSAGVDVEIKLSAI, translated from the coding sequence ATGCAAAGTCAGAAGATTAGAATCAGATTGAAGGCATTCGATCATAAATTGCTTGATCAGTCGACGAAAGAAATCGTTGAGACTGCTCGTCGTACAGGCGCAAAGGTTGCGGGTCCTATCCCCTTGCCAACTCGCATCAATCGTTACACTGTATTGCGCTCTCCTCACGTTGATAAAAAATCTCGTGAGCAGTTTGAGGTAAGAACTCACAAGCGTATGCTCGATATTTTAGAACCCACACAACAGACTGTCGATCAGCTCATGAAACTCGACCTCTCTGCTGGTGTTGATGTTGAAATTAAACTTTCAGCGATCTAG
- the rplC gene encoding 50S ribosomal protein L3, translating to MSETTQTTNTNEQGLKLNGLFAFKEGMATIYNEQGEAVPVTVLRYEPWFVAQIKTNEVDGYEALQLACKPKKAKNSNKAEKGHLNKAGFENGAQFVKELRQALPEGASVGAQISIDSLVKGDFVKITSKSKGKGFAGSMKRWNFAGGPAAHGSKFHRRPGSSGNRTWPGRVMPGKKFPGHLGAETVTVRNVEIVQVLADENVLMVKGPVPGARNTLVKLVRE from the coding sequence GTGAGCGAAACTACACAAACTACAAATACAAATGAGCAAGGCCTTAAGCTGAATGGCCTGTTCGCATTCAAAGAAGGCATGGCTACCATCTATAATGAGCAAGGTGAGGCCGTTCCTGTAACAGTACTTCGTTATGAGCCTTGGTTTGTTGCACAAATCAAAACAAACGAAGTTGATGGTTATGAAGCTCTTCAATTGGCTTGCAAACCAAAAAAAGCAAAAAACTCTAACAAAGCAGAAAAAGGTCACCTTAATAAAGCTGGCTTCGAGAATGGCGCTCAGTTCGTAAAAGAACTTCGTCAAGCTCTTCCTGAAGGTGCTTCTGTTGGCGCGCAAATCTCTATCGACTCTTTGGTTAAAGGTGATTTCGTAAAAATCACTTCTAAATCTAAAGGTAAAGGTTTTGCGGGTTCAATGAAGCGTTGGAACTTCGCGGGTGGTCCTGCTGCCCACGGTTCTAAGTTCCACCGTCGTCCTGGTTCTTCTGGTAACAGAACTTGGCCAGGTCGTGTAATGCCGGGTAAGAAATTCCCAGGTCACTTGGGTGCTGAGACAGTTACTGTTCGCAACGTAGAGATCGTTCAAGTTCTTGCTGACGAGAACGTTCTTATGGTTAAGGGACCAGTTCCTGGTGCTAGAAACACTTTGGTTAAGTTGGTGAGAGAATAG